aagatttctaaaaatcctttctttgtatttgtcttaagtaatattcaaattttctgagatactgaatttggggttttcattagttgtcagttataatcatcaaaatcaaaagaaataaacacttgaaatatatcagtctgtgtggactGAATGTacacattatacaagtttcacttcttgaatggaatttgtgaaataaatcaactttttgaagatattctaattatatgaccagcacctgtataacGGTGTCCTGTACAGAAAGATGTTGCCCCCAGCTGACAGTTATCCATTTTCACCTATACAAGTGTGAACAGCAGACTGAGCATTCGGCAGCTAATGAGGCACGCTGGCGTGACGTCAATACTCCCTCTACGACTGATTGGCTAGAGGAGGAGCTGTTAATCAAGAACTAGTGGACCAATGACGACGCTTAAACCCTCCATGATTTACATGAAACTCTAACTGCGACATTTGGATAAAGCAAGCGCAGAATCTGGAAACAAGAGCGAAGAGAAAAAGAGCATAagcatacaaaaaataaaaatatgagcaGAAAACGTctgaaagcagaaaaaaaaaaaaaaaacagagaaacataACCAAGGAAAACATTTTGTGCGCAAGTTGGAAAATTTTgcattaatatttcagttttgtgcaatataattttaaagCTTTGATTCATGCCTGCGTTATTAAATTTTTGAATTACGcttattttttaatctgtgaCCATTGTTTGGTATTCTGAAAACActgctttcatttttaaattttgtgcaatatatttttacttttttgtttttaaagttttgttttcctgcttgtttttttttttatccgtGACTGCAATACATTTGGCGGGAATTTGATCCCATAGCGAttatttagttgtttgtttgtttttttatccaatcaattgacagcactaatatacaCACAACACACTAGAGGTTGACCAGTAAaacctttttaatttaaccattaaaacagaatctagaaaagttaaaacaggaaaaaaaactaaacgaatttcatagggccctatgtgTTCTAAGTTTGTCACACCatagaaaaatgcattattaaccACCCAGCCACATTTGAATGATAACAAAAGCCAAGTAAATAAGTTatcaaaatcttgaaaaaaatgtatggtgaccacctggcaataGGGCTGTTGTGGGACATAGATGAGATTTAGCGGTACAATGTGGGACACGTATGAGAcagatacattttctactgttatgctatgtaaatactgattacatccATTGTCATATGCGCTGATCTGTGTATCTGAGCACGCACATGCAAGTCTTTTCTTATGAGAGTGAAGAGAATCCACCTGCGAGAGAAGAGATTTGTGCTTGCACATTTTGATGCGCCTGCTGTAGAcatctgtcattaaaataacatcataGAAACCGCctcaaaaaaagacaaaagaacgCATGGGCGGCTTCTTAATATGATTattaaaaaccaacagactgatgaaaatgcgGGATATTTTCTCAATACCGGTCCACCTGGTCACTTTAATGCATTTGTTAGCCAGTGAAGTTGCATATTTAAAATTGGTGAAGTGAGAAAGCAAATGTGTTCAGTCAACAGAAATCCTCACATGGTTttctattaaattacattatatttcttCCAAATGATTGTTAATGTACATACTGACTTCATCCTAGGCTGGAAGATTGTGTACTGTGCATTTTTCAGCTACATGTTTTTGTATGGCTCTAATAAAGCCTGTATGCTTCATATAGAGAGCTATAATACAGACTTCGATTTCCcttttgctctgttttgtcaAACGCGAACTCATTGATGCTACATTGTTCATTTGCCTATTTGGTAATTAAACAAAGAGCAGTTTTAGATTGCTACTTGAATTGAATGCATCTGGTGTGTGCTGCCGGTTCAGCACATTTTTAGTTTGCATTCAGtatctattttaaaaactatcagTTGATTCTCAGTTATCAgacagtgtggtccaacctagctATCAGTATTAGTAAAATCCACTATTGGTCAACctctacaacacacacatatgaTGATGATTGTTATTATTggaatattattactgtttttggaaagaaatctCTATTGCTCATCAAGtataacagtaatactgtgaaatattaaaatttgacatggcattttcaattttcaacagccattacttTAGCCTTCtccatccttcagaaatcatcctaatttgctacactgaccaaaattctaaacgcaacacttttgtttttgcccccatttttcatgagctgaactcaaagatctaagactttttctatgtacacaaaaggcctatttctctcaaatattgttcacaaatctgtgttagtgagcatttctcctttgccgagataatcagtccacctcacaggtgtggcatatcaagatgctgattagacagcatgattattgcacaggtgtgccttaggctggccacaataaaaggccactctaaaatgtgcagttttatcacacagcacaatgccacagatgtcgcaagttttcagggagcgtgcaattggcatgctgactgcaggaatgtctaCCAGAGCTCtaataagccgtctccaaaggcatttcagagaatttaGCAGTACAGCCAACTGGCCTCACAACTgcagaccatgtgtaaccacaccagcccaggatctccacatccagcatcttcacctccaagatcatctgagaccagccatccggacagctgctgcaacaatcggtttgcataaccaaagaatttctgcacaaactgtcagaaaccgtctcagggaagctcatctgcatgctcgttgtcctcatcagggtctcgacctgactgcagtttgtcgccgtaaccaacttgagtgggcaaatgctcacattcaatggcgtctggcactttggagaggtgttctcttcactgACTAATCCCggtttttcactgtacagggcagatggcagacagtgtgtatggcgtcgtgtgggtgagcggtttgctgatatCAATgatgtggatcgagtggcccatggtggcagtggggttatggtatgggtaggcgtatgttatggacaacgaacacaggtgcattttattgatggcattttgaatgcacagagataccatgacaacatcctgaggcccattgttgtgccattcatccacgaccatcacctcaagTCGCTGCATGATAATGCATgaccccatgttgcaaggatctgtacacaattcctggaagctgaaaacatcccattTCTTGCATGGCCaacatactcaccggacatgtcacccattgaatatgtttgggatgctctgtaTCGGCGAATACGACAGCGtcttccagttcctgccaatatccagcaacttcgcacagccattgaagaggagtggaccaacatttcacaggccacaatcaacaacctgataaactctatgcgaaggagatgtatTGCACTGTGTGAGGCAAACGGTGGttacaccagatactgactggttttgggaccaccccaatacagtaaactgaacattttagagtgtccttttattgtggccagcctaaggcacacctgtgcaataatcatgctgtctaatcagcatcttgatatgccacacctgtgaggtggatggattatctcggcaaatgagaagtgctcactaacacagatttagacacatttgtgaacaatatttgagagaaataggccttgtgtgtacacagaaaaagtcttaaatcttTCAGTTcgtgaaaaatgggggcaaaaacaaaagtactgcatttataattttggtcagtgtaatttGGTGCtcatataaatgttaaaataaaaataaacaagtacaatatttaattttttgtttgcatgatttatataacattatatttctTGAGATTAATAGACAAAATGAAACTATGTGCATGCTTTGTTACCTGTAAAAACGGTTGCTGCTGTTTTGTTGGCTGCTGTGTCGCCCCCTGTTGttgacttgtttgtaatgtggTAGCTTGAGCCTGTTGTTCTGCAGGTGCTGTTGACTGAGTCTGCAGTGCTATGGTTTGTGTCTGACCTTGTTGCTGTGCAAACGGGCTATAAGCTGTCACCACCTGACCCATAAACATTGTTGTGGGTACCATCACAGCGCCACACGCCATTGGAGCAGTCACAATCTTAGTGACCAACTGCTGCCCGGCAGGAAACCTGAAAGTGACAGAGTAAGaccaagaaataaataaatgggtaattaattaaataacaagAATAAAGTAATATCTAAAGAAATATCTGTAGAAGGTGTCTTGGGAAAAAAAGATGAGGAAAAAGACCTGTTGATTGCATTGCCCTGATTGATTTTTGGTGCCAGACTGCTGGGTATCTGCACAACATTGGCATTGGCAGGCTGGCTGATCATCATGGTGTTATACACAGGACCACGCTGAGAAAGAGAAtgagagagacaaaaaaaaatgatgtcatCCATTTAGATGATGTCACCATATGAAGTGGAGAACAAGAGATTATGTCATTGTTAATGAGCCATTTCAAAAGCTACTTCTAGGGAATACACAACTAAAGGTTCTGGTTATTACAGTCAATTCTTTAGTGTTCTGTACTGTCACTCAAGCCCTCTCTTATATCTAACTGCAACAGagctgtttaaaaacaaaaaacaaaaaaacacctaattaatattatatgtatatacactaccgtacAATAGTTGGGAGTCATTAGTCATTACAGGATTAGTtaactttcagaacaaaaaaaaaaaaaaatacagctaattttcctcacccccttgtcatcaagatgttcatgtctttctttcttcagtggtaaagaaattgttttttgaagaaaaattctccatatagtggacttctatggtgcctgcgagtttgaacttccaaaatgcagttcaaatgcagcttcaaagggctctaaacgatcccagccgaggaagaagggtcttatctagcaaaacgatttattttctaaaacaatttgcgatttatttactttttaacctcaataATGTCTcttctagctctgcgatgcgtacgtgtactctgtgcactccagTTCAATTagagttagggtatgtggaaaaactcccatctcattttttcctccaacttcaaaatcatcctacatcgctgcaatagtactgacccagtgtttgcaaagtgaatgtgcaaagaaggtcaaacggcctttacaaaataaaaaaaaaggtgcaaaCACCgatgtagaacgattttgaagttagaggagtaaaatgagatgggagtttttcgacctaccctaactgtcattaaCCTGAGTGCAGAGTATGCATGCAACTtacagagctagacaagcatctgtggttaaaaagtctaaaatattttttttttttttttagaaaataaccataaccattcttcctcagctgggatcatttagagccttttgaagctgcatttaaactgcattttggaagttcacaggcaccatagttccactatatggagaaaattcctgaaatgtttttctcaaaaaacaatttctttacgactgacttttcatttctgttctggaagtgaactaatcctttaatttgatcagtgacagtaaatacttttacatttcaaaagatttcctgtttcaaataaatgctgttctgctgaactttctattcatcaaagaatcctgaaaaaatgcattcgtttccacaaaaaatactgaaaaaagtttcttgagcaccaaacaagtatattagtatgatttctgaaggatcgtgtgaaagtgaagactagagtaatagctgctgaaaattcatctttaccatcacaggaataaatttcaatatttaatgcaatatttcacaacattaccgCTTTGaccatatttttttagttaaccaaagcagccttggtaagcataagagacttctttcatgAACACTTACCAActtcagacttttgaatggtagtgtatataatacatataaaatgtactaaatctgaaaaactgaattgtgacCCAAGTTGAGATTTCATCAGGCATTGCACTGTTTAATAAAGACTAATCAAGTGGTTGTCAGAGCAGATATTTACACCCCTTACTGCAAAAATGACAAAGTCACCTGTGTAACAGAAGAGCCCTGTACATTCGGCTGCAGGGAACGAGGAGCCTGTTGTTGTGGAAGTGCTTGTTGCTGTGGAACAGTCCCACTCTGTGCTGTACTCGTCACATTTTGGCCTTGTATAGCTACGACCCCAGTCTGTGCTCCAACCCCTAAAATGTTAGTCTGTGCTCCTCCAACTTGCGGTAGCTGTACACTCAGTCCACCACCCGACTGCTGGAGTATCATCTGAAAGACCATTTCAATCACATGCTTTTGCTTCTATGACAACAAAGCTGTTACTACCAATATTCACAGTTACATGTGCGTACCTGAGTGCCCGGTCCCTGCACCCTCTGAAGCTGTTCATGAATCTGTCTCAGTTCCTCCTGCTGTTTCTGAATGTTAGCTTCGATCATGCGCGTCCTCTGTTCCAATTGCTCCTTTAGGTTCTGCATTGCGTTTAACTGTGCAGAGAACTACATTCAGAaagcacagaaaaacaaaaatggtgtcatggaaaaaaaaaaaaaatctaaatgaaataatttaaatggtGGCTTATCTGATCTATCggacaaacaaaaacaccaaaaacaaaaaaagaaacaaaacaaacaaaaatccatACCAtaccacaaaataaataaaaagcctaAACAAGGTGATTCTCACCAGGGCATTAGTTTGAACCTGCTGCTGTGGTTGGGgttgttgttgtggttgttgttgGCTGATTTGGACTGGAGATCCAGTCTGATTGGTGTTCTGAGAACTCATGGACTATCAAAACAAGTCAGATAACAGTCATTATTCAGCTGCTATAATTCAGTAATGGCATGACATCATTAACGATGACATCATTAAttaattcaccctcatgtcattccaaacccacaagaccttttatcttcagaacacgaattaagatatttttgatgaaatctgacccCGCATCGACAGCAATGCAAATGACACGTTCATGGGCCAGAAAGGTTGTAAGTAGTcaatgtggcatcagtggttaaACTGTAATTATGAAGCTAGAATATTTCTTGTGtgcaaaaagaacaaaaataactttatttaacaatttcttctcttccgtgtcagtcttcagaaagctctcggatttccttcgatcttaatttgtgttctgaaggacttatgggtttgaaacgacatgagggtgagtaatgaatttttgcatgaactattcctttaaaggcaAGTTAAAGACGCAAGTCTCACCTGGGTGCTGACAGAGGAACGACGTTGGGATGTCATATCAACAGTGGCGGGCCGGGGTGGAGTGTTCACATCCATCTGTAGTTTAGAGGGAGTTGCTAAGGACATCAAACAGACACAAGGGTTTTAAACAGGCACAAAATCAGGAAAACACAATAGAGGAGGACACTTCTGgttctcttttattttatgcttacaGGTGCAGGTGTTGTCAGAGACAGCGGTGTGCGAGGACTTGCGGGAGCTCCTTGATGAGGTGGAGGGTGTGCGACTGTTACTGAAACGCTCCAGAACCTCCTTCAGTCTGGAAGTGTTTAACTGCGATTCAGAGCCAGAAATCTGAGACTgctggagagagagaaatagagagaGGAAAATTAAGAAATAGCTGTTGATCTAGGGGTGGGGGATGATCGTTGTTACATGCTCATGTGACGTTGCTGTGCTGCATGGTCACGTAAACTTAAGCATTGCGGTTAGTTAAATCGCGATTTGGAATAGAAACATCACCAAACATTAGAATTAGACACACTGACATAGGGCTGGGCGTTACAGGCAAAGAAAATTATCACGATAagttttttcatatcagtcgatatcgataattatcgcaataaatgtcaaatctttatttctttcaagtttaaagtcagatttttgcgccaaagtgaaagttgtacaaaccagaccattaattctccttaacaaaataaatatctaaatagaaaaattaatttcggtatgttctaatgagttattAAACAGGtttgtctgataatgataatgataatgataataataacaagatAAAAGTTTGTcgagacaaactttaagttggcttgagaaagccggaacagaacgtttgaaaaagtttgaaaagtttataaagttttaaaagttttaaaaagctaaaaaaaatttttttttaagtttgatggttttcagtctgaaatggTTTCAGGCAAAACTTTACTACaagccacactgctgacgtgaTCTAATCGTTAGCACACCCTGAGCACACTGAGTTAACATATTCCCCTTATCGGCAAGACATATCAGCATATTTTTCTCATATCGGGCTGATgcctatatttacatttaaagccattactggccgattccgatatcagtccgataatatcgtgtaTCCCTagcgataattatcgttatcgaattatcgcccagccctactttgACAATATGTCAATGATAACAGCACAGAGAAAAGAACGATCCAACCGCTGACCCACTTGTGTGTGACACGCTCATATCGCTAGGCGCCATTCACACAAAATACGCTTTTATGTTGACAAAGATGTAACGCAGGCAGTGaaataggaaaaacatgcaagaagatgggagtgaacttcttttaacttgagcgcAACATTTTTAGAATGACGTTTCTTGCATAAAAACGCTGTAACACGAGTGTAACAGTCAAAggcttttatgtttaaatagaaaaaacaatggTAAAGCGgcacaatcaaataaaaaaacttgaGGAAATACTCCTGtttgtctgatatttcatgtttgcattatggtgacaggctgaaagctgctgttcattgtttttatagaacatttatagttaatagtctactggttacaccttcagtcattttgaatttgaattaccttgagttttgtcattttttaaaagcattttccttgcattatttctgaacatataaaatgtatgagaaaagtttgtacaagatgtagttgtagctcatgaatcttttctgaaaagatatttaacaagaaATTTACATGTTGATAATTTCATGTGTGGCGCACTAAGTttgaatagaattttctttaactagaaggttaataaagaaaaagttacttgaatcatgttgtagttagattttcaagttgactagttaaaaattgttaaaagaaGAATTGGTCAAACGTTCCGAAAAAAAATTGATTCAATTTTTTTggcatatcgcccagccctacttgtatgtgtcaaaatgccctcataaacacagtaatttagagTTTACCATCTCAGAAGCATCTCACCTTGTCTCCGGGCAGCTCAGGGGGGGATTCTTCTATACCCATCTCTCTCCTCCGCTCTGCCCGCACCTCAGCATAACTAcagacaaaataattaaaaatacaaacataagcAAAACCACAATAGGTATCTTCCTGGTTTGTATAGTCATCGGTGTGCCTCTGCATACCTCACAACTGTGTGCGTGCAGACGATAAACTCTGGTCGTGAGTTCCACTGGTGATAGGTGATGTAGTAGTTGGTCTGAAGCCAAATCCACTGCTGCCCTTTAGTTAAAAAGCGATAATAGCACGATTTCCCTTTTCCAAACTGCATTACTGCAAGCAGACAGAAtataagagaaaaatatgaagAATAAAGTGGCAAATTAAAGTTTCaaatatattgttgttttaaacttaCAATGCTCATGGCATTTGGCTAGTGAATGCAAGTCGTCTACATGATAATAGTCATAGCCTGACGTTCCCAACACCTCAAAAGGCATATAGCCAATAATAGGTGGTGCTCtgtaacacaaaaacacacagacatctCATTGAAGGAAGGAAAAACTGGATGTTGCAAACATGGAAAAAGTGATAACGTAAGCAAGTGTGAAAACCTGTGATCTAATAAGAGAAACTTCCACTCCAGACTGTGTCGAGACGTGAATTCTTCATTAGGCTCCTCCACCATGCACATCTCCTGTACacaatcaataaaaaaacaagtcaatattagaatatttatgCCAGTAATGCTTTGTTATGATGCATGCTTATGGTTTCTGCTTTTAGAGAGAGTATTTGTAATGGAGATCTATTTTTGCTTTGGATTTTCTGATTGATTATCAGCTTACTTTGATGAATTGGGGTTTGGCGAGCCTCACAGTCGCAATAAAACACACTTTATCATCGAAGGCCGGCTGCAACGAGTGCTGCAAAATTCCCTCAAGGCCATTTCGGGTTGCAAGAGGCACTGCGAGAGCATTCAAAGTAGAGATTTGTGTTAAAAGAAATTGGCAGTACAAACGGACATATTAACAAATGCAGTTAACTTATGTTTGAGTCAGTTACGGAGGTGGAGACTACTTCACTACATTACAAAgcataatattgtaatttttattgcactacatttcataaataaaagctgttgttttttaacctttaacACTCAAGAACATTAAAAACGTAGTTTTTTCTTATACTCAAGTATAAGTACTAGATTTCTAATGTAATTAACTactaaatgatatttaatatgaaatgtagtgcagtaaaaagtacaatattatgctttggaatgttgtgaaataagttttctaaagaaaaacactcTGCTAAAGTACAGAcacttgaaaagtgcttttaAAATACTTCACTAGTGTCTGGCTTTGGTCAGTTTAAATtgagaggaaaaacaaacactcacTGTTGATGAGCGACTTAAAGTTGCCAATAAACTTGACATTTTCATACACATGCGTTTTTTTGGGATCCACAGAACCTCGGAGCATGTGACAACAAAACTCCATCTGGTTCTTGGCTaagacaaacaaataacaacaaaaaaaaaacattagatgcATGATGACAAATTAAAATCCCTCATAGAGTGAAAACATCTTAGTAGGAAGCAGGACAGGACTATTAAGTGATAAAGCTTTCACTCTTTTACCAATATTCACTATACAtgttctatatttatttatttatttatctatctatctatctatctagatctatatgtgaccctggaccacaaaaccagtcttaagtagcatgggtatatttgtagcaatagccaaaaatacactgtatgggtcaaaattataattattaattaaaaataattattaattatattaagtaaagatcatgttccatgaagatattttgtaaatgttctaccataaatatatcaaaacttaatttttgatgagtaatatgcattgctaacaactttatttggacaactttaaaggcgattttctca
This genomic window from Labeo rohita strain BAU-BD-2019 chromosome 1, IGBB_LRoh.1.0, whole genome shotgun sequence contains:
- the clockb gene encoding clock circadian regulator b isoform X5 codes for the protein MSSRDRDDGSVFDGQMEEDEKDKAKRVSRNKSEKKRRDQFNVLIKELGTMLPGNTRKMDKSTILQKSIDYLRKHKEIAAQSESSEIKQDWKPPFLSNEEFTQLMLEALDGFFIVMLTDGNIIYASESVTSLLEHLPSDLVDQNLLNFLPVGEHEEVYKALSSHPDIEILNSDYLKSKNQMEFCCHMLRGSVDPKKTHVYENVKFIGNFKSLINMPLATRNGLEGILQHSLQPAFDDKVCFIATVRLAKPQFIKEMCMVEEPNEEFTSRHSLEWKFLLLDHRAPPIIGYMPFEVLGTSGYDYYHVDDLHSLAKCHEHLMQFGKGKSCYYRFLTKGQQWIWLQTNYYITYHQWNSRPEFIVCTHTVVSYAEVRAERRREMGIEESPPELPGDKQSQISGSESQLNTSRLKEVLERFSNSRTPSTSSRSSRKSSHTAVSDNTCTSTPSKLQMDVNTPPRPATVDMTSQRRSSVSTQSMSSQNTNQTGSPVQISQQQPQQQPQPQQQVQTNALFSAQLNAMQNLKEQLEQRTRMIEANIQKQQEELRQIHEQLQRVQGPGTQMILQQSGGGLSVQLPQVGGAQTNILGVGAQTGVVAIQGQNVTSTAQSGTVPQQQALPQQQAPRSLQPNVQGSSVTQRGPVYNTMMISQPANANVVQIPSSLAPKINQGNAINRFPAGQQLVTKIVTAPMACGAVMVPTTMFMGQVVTAYSPFAQQQGQTQTIALQTQSTAPAEQQAQATTLQTSQQQGATQQPTKQQQPFLQSTRLLHSNQSTQLILQAFPIQQQGTFTPSQQQQQQQQQQQQQQQQQLKPQTQKQQKPTPSHQTDSTSAQSQ
- the clockb gene encoding clock circadian regulator b isoform X6 — protein: MSSRDRDDGSVFDGQMEEDEKDKAKRVSRNKSEKKRRDQFNVLIKELGTMLPGNTRKMDKSTILQKSIDYLRKHKEIAAQSESSEIKQDWKPPFLSNEEFTQLMLEALDGFFIVMLTDGNIIYASESVTSLLEHLPSDLVDQNLLNFLPVGEHEEVYKALSSHPDIEILNSDYLKSKNQMEFCCHMLRGSVDPKKTHVYENVKFIGNFKSLINMPLATRNGLEGILQHSLQPAFDDKVCFIATVRLAKPQFIKEMCMVEEPNEEFTSRHSLEWKFLLLDHRAPPIIGYMPFEVLGTSGYDYYHVDDLHSLAKCHEHLMQFGKGKSCYYRFLTKGQQWIWLQTNYYITYHQWNSRPEFIVCTHTVVSYAEVRAERRREMGIEESPPELPGDKSQISGSESQLNTSRLKEVLERFSNSRTPSTSSRSSRKSSHTAVSDNTCTSTPSKLQMDVNTPPRPATVDMTSQRRSSVSTQSMSSQNTNQTGSPVQISQQQPQQQPQPQQQVQTNALFSAQLNAMQNLKEQLEQRTRMIEANIQKQQEELRQIHEQLQRVQGPGTQMILQQSGGGLSVQLPQVGGAQTNILGVGAQTGVVAIQGQNVTSTAQSGTVPQQQALPQQQAPRSLQPNVQGSSVTQRGPVYNTMMISQPANANVVQIPSSLAPKINQGNAINRFPAGQQLVTKIVTAPMACGAVMVPTTMFMGQVVTAYSPFAQQQGQTQTIALQTQSTAPAEQQAQATTLQTSQQQGATQQPTKQQQPFLQSTRLLHSNQSTQLILQAFPIQQQGTFTPSQQQQQQQQQQQQQQQQQLKPQTQKQQKPTPSHQTDSTSAQSQ
- the clockb gene encoding clock circadian regulator b isoform X7, producing MSSRDRVSRNKSEKKRRDQFNVLIKELGTMLPGNTRKMDKSTILQKSIDYLRKHKEIAAQSESSEIKQDWKPPFLSNEEFTQLMLEALDGFFIVMLTDGNIIYASESVTSLLEHLPSDLVDQNLLNFLPVGEHEEVYKALSSHPDIEILNSDYLKSKNQMEFCCHMLRGSVDPKKTHVYENVKFIGNFKSLINMPLATRNGLEGILQHSLQPAFDDKVCFIATVRLAKPQFIKEMCMVEEPNEEFTSRHSLEWKFLLLDHRAPPIIGYMPFEVLGTSGYDYYHVDDLHSLAKCHEHLMQFGKGKSCYYRFLTKGQQWIWLQTNYYITYHQWNSRPEFIVCTHTVVSYAEVRAERRREMGIEESPPELPGDKQSQISGSESQLNTSRLKEVLERFSNSRTPSTSSRSSRKSSHTAVSDNTCTSTPSKLQMDVNTPPRPATVDMTSQRRSSVSTQSMSSQNTNQTGSPVQISQQQPQQQPQPQQQVQTNALFSAQLNAMQNLKEQLEQRTRMIEANIQKQQEELRQIHEQLQRVQGPGTQMILQQSGGGLSVQLPQVGGAQTNILGVGAQTGVVAIQGQNVTSTAQSGTVPQQQALPQQQAPRSLQPNVQGSSVTQRGPVYNTMMISQPANANVVQIPSSLAPKINQGNAINRFPAGQQLVTKIVTAPMACGAVMVPTTMFMGQVVTAYSPFAQQQGQTQTIALQTQSTAPAEQQAQATTLQTSQQQGATQQPTKQQQPFLQSTRLLHSNQSTQLILQAFPIQQQGTFTPSQQQQQQQQQQQQQQQQQLKPQTQKQQKPTPSHQTDSTSAQSQ
- the clockb gene encoding clock circadian regulator b isoform X2, producing the protein MSSRDRDDGSVFDGQMEEDEKDKAKRSSVIKTRVSRNKSEKKRRDQFNVLIKELGTMLPGNTRKMDKSTILQKSIDYLRKHKEIAAQSESSEIKQDWKPPFLSNEEFTQLMLEALDGFFIVMLTDGNIIYASESVTSLLEHLPSDLVDQNLLNFLPVGEHEEVYKALSSHPDIEILNSDYLKSKNQMEFCCHMLRGSVDPKKTHVYENVKFIGNFKSLINMPLATRNGLEGILQHSLQPAFDDKVCFIATVRLAKPQFIKEMCMVEEPNEEFTSRHSLEWKFLLLDHRAPPIIGYMPFEVLGTSGYDYYHVDDLHSLAKCHEHLMQFGKGKSCYYRFLTKGQQWIWLQTNYYITYHQWNSRPEFIVCTHTVVSYAEVRAERRREMGIEESPPELPGDKSQISGSESQLNTSRLKEVLERFSNSRTPSTSSRSSRKSSHTAVSDNTCTSTPSKLQMDVNTPPRPATVDMTSQRRSSVSTQSMSSQNTNQTGSPVQISQQQPQQQPQPQQQVQTNALFSAQLNAMQNLKEQLEQRTRMIEANIQKQQEELRQIHEQLQRVQGPGTQMILQQSGGGLSVQLPQVGGAQTNILGVGAQTGVVAIQGQNVTSTAQSGTVPQQQALPQQQAPRSLQPNVQGSSVTQRGPVYNTMMISQPANANVVQIPSSLAPKINQGNAINRFPAGQQLVTKIVTAPMACGAVMVPTTMFMGQVVTAYSPFAQQQGQTQTIALQTQSTAPAEQQAQATTLQTSQQQGATQQPTKQQQPFLQSTRLLHSNQSTQLILQAFPIQQQGTFTPSQQQQQQQQQQQQQQQQQLKPQTQKQQKPTPSHQTDSTSAQSQ
- the clockb gene encoding clock circadian regulator b isoform X8, whose amino-acid sequence is MSSRDRDDGSVFDGQMEEDEKDKAKRSSVIKTRVSRNKSEKKRRDQFNVLIKELGTMLPGNTRKMDKSTILQKSIDYLRKHKEIAAQSESSEIKQDWKPPFLSNEEFTQLMLEALDGFFIVMLTDGNIIYASESVTSLLEHLPSDLVDQNLLNFLPVGEHEEVYKALSSHPDIEILNSDYLKSKNQMEFCCHMLRGSVDPKKTHVYENVKFIGNFKSLINMPLATRNGLEGILQHSLQPAFDDKVCFIATVRLAKPQFIKEMCMVEEPNEEFTSRHSLEWKFLLLDHRAPPIIGYMPFEVLGTSGYDYYHVDDLHSLAKCHEHLMQFGKGKSCYYRFLTKGQQWIWLQTNYYITYHQWNSRPEFIVCTHTVVSYAEVRAERRREMGIEESPPELPGDKQSQISGSESQLNTSRLKEVLERFSNSRTPSTSSRSSRKSSHTAVSDNTCTSTPSKLQMDVNTPPRPATVDMTSQRRSSVSTQSMSSQNTNQTGSPVQISQQQPQQQPQPQQQVQTNALFSAQLNAMQNLKEQLEQRTRMIEANIQKQQEELRQIHEQLQRVQGPGTQMILQQSGGGLSVQLPQVGGAQTNILGVGAQTGVVAIQGQNVTSTAQSGTVPQQQALPQQQAPRSLQPNVQGSSVTQRGPVYNTMMISQPANANVVQIPSSLAPKINQGNAINRFPAGQQLVTKIVTAPMACGAVMVPTTMFMGQVVTAYSPFAQQQGQTQTIALQTQSTAPAEQQAQATTLQTSQQQGATQQPTKQQQPFLQILRLLYPNVAVRVSCKSWRV